One Oncorhynchus kisutch isolate 150728-3 linkage group LG30, Okis_V2, whole genome shotgun sequence genomic window, GAAATTCTGGTGTGATTGAGTTGATTTAGCAGGTTCTCCCACACATTCCGTTTTTAACATCCTTTATGAACCTTTTAGTCTGCATATTTCTTTTCATACTCACTGCACAGACAGTCAGGATAATCCACTTTCAACTCGACTGAGACCACAATGGTGAGTGGTATGTGGTTTTTATTGTGCAAAATCATGCTGGTTCAAACTTCAAGGTAAACATACATCTACATTGCAATTCATCCCTCAAAACTGAAGGTCACAGCTGCATTTTAACTCCTTCAGAATCCACATCAGACTGGGTTTCCATTTTAAAAGATGTACAGTGTGACCTTGTTAAGTTTGAAAGAACGTAGAAACAGCAAGTCAAATGTAGTTCATGTACACTACCTCCTTAAGTGGAAGATAAGTCTGGTGTTTTCAGCATGATCTCTAGCTTGTACAGAATATGGCACTAGTATGCTACATAGTGGAAAACGACAAATGTTTGAGAAATGTACATGGTATGCAAACTGGCATTTATCAGAGGGTGTAGAAGAGACATTATTAGTCCAGTTTTGATGCAGCACTGCTATATGCCAATACAAATCAAGTGAGGAAGGGTGGTGAAACATCCAGCAAAGTGGATGACTCCATGGGATGCGTCCCGGTATCTTACCTCCTGAAGTATACACTCGTTTCACTACTTCCCATGAATCAGTCAAGGTATGAACTGGTAATACTGGTCATTTCAAATCATGGCAGGAAAGATTATTGGGACAAAGCCATAGGCTTATATACGCTTTCCTCAGATATATTGGTCACATTGTCTTCATGTAATGTGCAAGTGTAGTTCATACTATCGCTTCAAAATGTTTCATAAACAGCAAATATCTCTAGTTTCCCAGCATCCTGAATATGAATTGTGGTAGTCCATTCTTCCAACGACTCGTGCCTAGATTAAATCGGATCAAGCTTTAACCGGCGATAACAGACACCTGCATAGCTAATGTTTTGATGGTGTCTGAGGTGGAGCTGTCAAATCAGTGAGCGGCTGCTTTCGATTGTCATGAAGTTTAGAAAGTGTAGGCTTTATAGAAAATCATTCGTCCGTCTAATTGAGGTGTAGACTACATCTGAAAGTGTTAAGTTGTACGTTTTAATTTATAAGGAAAAAATATTTATCACCACGCCAACATCAAAGTGTGAAAATGGCACATTTGTTACTTAGTAATTAAAAAAAGGAAGCTTTCCAATGAcaaccaattagtaggcaatgTCTACTTATATTGGTTAAAATTGCATGATGCACACCGATGTTACTGGAAACACTTTTCTTCCTCTGTTTTACTACAAAACAAAGTTGTGAAAAAAGCTTTCTAAAAGGTAGTTCCACCGCAATTTCCTTTCAAATAGGTATGCCaggagccgcttgtggatttgacagctctaatgcaGTTACACCGCCAAAACAACTGCTATGCAGCATAAAAACGGGTGGTAGATAAAACAATATAGTACATCTTGAATGAACAATCCACCAAAGTGGTGGAGTTTTTAGAAATAATTTCCCCAAAGGCTCCTCTAACCAAGCCACTGTGCCAGTGGCAGACTTGTCAATTACGTCTTAATTCTTTGAGCATCATGAGTCTTTAGTATGAGAGATCTGTCTCCACAGCAGAGCTTTGAGGTTGTTCAGGATGAGTGAGTGTTCCATGTCCATCTGGCCCGCTGAGCCCCTGAGGGCCATGCAGGCATACAGCTGCCTCTCTAGCTCCTCCCTCAGCTCCGACGGTGTTCCCCTCAGGAGGTAGTCCCTCAGAGCCCTGCACGCCTTGGCCAGGTTGGGCTGGGTCACCTCCTCCCTGCATCGTTTCTGAGCCACATCGCACGACGTCCGGCAGTCCGCCCCAAACAAGCAGTCTTCGTCCTTCTCGCAGTGCAGCGCGCGCATGGTTCGCCTGAACGCGTCCTCGGAGACGATGGCCCGCGGGTCGGTGAGGCGGAGGTCGTGGCGGTCCGTGTAGCCGAAGTGGCCGGCGCTCAGGTCGCACATGAGGAAGCTGCCGTAGTTGCCATGGAAGATGTCCTCCACCAGCTCTAGGAGACCCATGGAGATCTTGGCTTTGCGGGGCCACGAGGGGGTGAACCACTGGTCCATGCTGCGTCGGGCCCCACTGGGGACCCAAGCCTCCAGGGGCCAGGGGAGGCTGACACCGTAAAGGGGGCCATAGGGTACCCTCTCGGTCACGTACAGGTCTCCACAGAAGCCCATCAGACGAGGGGTGTGGCCCCGTTCCTGGAGGAGCAGGCCCAGCAGCACCTCGTCCAATTGGAGAAGAGCCCAGGCCGAACGGGCCTCTGGGAGCGAGACGTGGCCGTCCTTGTTGCCGTCGGCGACGCTGAGTATTTGGGTCACCAGGCTGGCCAGATTAGCTTGCTCGCCCAGTTTTGACTGGAGATGGGAGAGAAAGTGGGAGGAAGGACATAGAGGTTTAGCTGGTATCCTCTATAAACTATGCAGATTTCTGGTAAAAATGTTGGTGCAATAAATAATCAAAGCATCAAAGGACTTCGATGGAGACAAAAACTCATGTCAAAACGGTATGCTGATTATTTGCGACAGCATCTGCTGAAGTCAAAAGCGGCAATAGTTCCAAGACCTTGAGGTGATTGAAGACCATCTCGCGGAACTTCTCCACGGACGTTCCGCGGGTGGGTTTGTCGAAGACTGCAGCCTCTCTCCGGGGCTCCGGCTCCTCTCCCAGCTCATAGTGCAGCACCTCCCCCACCTGGCAGCGGATCACCCCGTCCACGTCACCCCAGCCACCTGTGTACACCTGAGAGCCCCAGGCAAGAGGGACAACCAGAGAGTGGCATTACATTATTTATACACCTACAGTCGATAAGAAGAACTGATGGTACTGGATTATTATCCTGAACTGACGGTGCATGGAAATACTGTAGTGAACTTCTACTGAAGACACCACGCCCTTCAATAAAACCATTGGCCACATACAGAAACTTGCTGAAGCGCCTTCTTGAGTCAACATTAGGGCTGTAGGTCCGGGTCCTAGGAGGATGCACTGATCTAAGGTTGGTTTTTACTGATCCTGGACCTGTACTTGGTACAGACCAAGACAACAGCTCAGAGGAAGGGTGCACGGTCTGTTACCACACCTGGTTGTTGGGGCTGGTGGAGAGGCACCTGCCCAGGTAGAGGGTGTCTTTGTCACAAAGGCTGCTGCAGGCCGAGCCGTCAATGATGCCTCTCCTGTATTTGTCACACTGGGGGAGCAGTGGACATGGGTcggtgttagtctctctctccattgccTTTACTCTACAACAGTACACCAGATTTTACAAAGTGAGATCTATAGAGGGCGGACCACTTGTGACAATGGGTGAGATGCTATGAGATTgctgccccccccacacacacagtgttgtcaTACCAGTCTGGCTCCACTGCCTGTTCAAAACACTCCTCCTGTCTATCAATAAATACAGCAAAATATGtaaaagacaacaacaaaaacgaaGTGGATCATGGATATGACCGATGTGTCCGTACTCACTATGGCGTTCTTGCACTCATGTCCTCTGCACAGCTCGGTGTAGTTGGAATACTGGACATAGATCACCCAGCCCCCGACAAACACCGTCAGCCAGGTGAGGAACAGGTATTTCACCCGCACAAAGGAGATGCGAGCCTACAGGGGTCAAACAGCAAACCGGGTTAGTTGGTTACTTTATTCTTCGCCTTCCCTTTAAAAATGCATAAGCATGCACCAATGCATCAATGAGTAGAGCATTAAGTGCACAATGTTTAACCACCATGTTTAATCTACCACATCGTGTTGTAAAATAGTGTgcagagtccccccccccccccgccctacacagtaaaacatcACTCAATCTAATTCTAAAGTGCAGTTGTCAGTAAGCGTTCGATTTTCACTGTATCTGAAACGGCTGCATTTTCATTAATGGCATGAGGTGAGGTATTCAGTTAGGATTCTGGACTTTTAACGGTACACATTCACATGCATCTACaaacaaatggagagagagagagagagaacaaacccCTATTGTGCCGTGAGAGTCATAAATGAGGCCAGCCTGGTCAATGGCGGTATACTAATTAGCGCTTCCTAATCAACACCGTCATGTGACCATCAACAGAcaaccagcagtactgtagtttCCACGGTGACAGTGGGGTTCACATAATCACGCTATTGATCGCAACCACTGTGGTCCAACAATGACCCGTTGAGACTAAACAAGAGTTCTGGGGTTAAGTGTTGGTTTGGTCTTAATGTAACAAGACTCCAGACATGGTTCTATATCAATTGAGTTACAGACGTAGGCTATAGGCTGTGTCACAGGCCTCATATCACATGACAAGATAACGAACGGCCCGTGTGCAGTCAGATGCTTACGTTCCAATGTCCACACTAGCATACTACCTAAAA contains:
- the dipk1aa gene encoding divergent protein kinase domain 1A: MARGLFPRAWIKKSFFFQARISFVRVKYLFLTWLTVFVGGWVIYVQYSNYTELCRGHECKNAICDKYRRGIIDGSACSSLCDKDTLYLGRCLSTSPNNQVYTGGWGDVDGVIRCQVGEVLHYELGEEPEPRREAAVFDKPTRGTSVEKFREMVFNHLKSKLGEQANLASLVTQILSVADGNKDGHVSLPEARSAWALLQLDEVLLGLLLQERGHTPRLMGFCGDLYVTERVPYGPLYGVSLPWPLEAWVPSGARRSMDQWFTPSWPRKAKISMGLLELVEDIFHGNYGSFLMCDLSAGHFGYTDRHDLRLTDPRAIVSEDAFRRTMRALHCEKDEDCLFGADCRTSCDVAQKRCREEVTQPNLAKACRALRDYLLRGTPSELREELERQLYACMALRGSAGQMDMEHSLILNNLKALLWRQISHTKDS